The nucleotide window TGACGAAGTCGGCAGGGATGCGGCTCGTTACAACTTTCTGATGCGACGTTCCGACAGCCACCTCGATTTCGATCTGGAAGTGGCAAAAAAGCAGTCCATTGAAAACCCTGTCTATTATGTCCAGTACGCCCATGCGCGGATATGCAGCATCCTGAAAATGGCGGAGGAAAAGGGATTCAAGGTGCCGCGCCTGGCTGAGGTCGATGCGGCGCTTCTCCAGCTTCCTGCGGAGATAGAACTGATCAAGGCGATCATCCGTTTCCCGGGGTTGATCGAAGGGGCGGCCCAGGCACTGGAGCCGCACCGGCTGACGTTCTATTTGAACGATCTGGCAGCGTCCTTTCACAGTTACTATAATAAAAACAAGGTATTGTCGGATGACCTTGCCCTTTCGGGCGCAAGGTTGTTTCTAGTGCATTCGCTTCTTGCTGTTTTAAAGAATGCCTTTAAAATACTGGGGGTTTCCGCCCCGGAAAAGATGTGACGGGGCTTCGCCAATGGTTGCGAAAAACAGGCGCACATTAGAATTGAAGCTGGGCAAACTGGGACTGATTCTGTTTGTCAGTGGCATGTCAGTGCTGTTGTTCTCCACATTTCTTTTGGGGATGCTTGTCGGGAAGCATCTGGACGCATATCCGGAGCGGTATTCCGGCGGCCTCGTGGATTTAGTGAGGGGTCGCTTTTCCGGTCTGGCCATGGCCCCGCAAAAGCAAGAGACGCCGTTACCCGATGGACAGAGGGTAGAGGGCGGGCCTGCAACAGGGGAAGAGGATTTTGATCTGACCTTTTATAGGACATTGGGCGACAAAAAGGGCAGCAAGGGGATTGTTGAAAACGATAGCCTCAGCGATGAAAAGACCACCGCTTCAGCCGCCAAAAACCATTCATTATCCGGAGAAGCGGCTGCCGGAGATGTTGCGAGGAAAGTCGCTCCGGTAAATCCCGGCCCAGTGAGTCCTCTTGCTGGCAGGGAAGCTGATAAGACCGTTTTGCCTGGGCAAAAAAAGTTTTCAGAGGCGCCTGCTGCACCACCTTTGCCCGGTGCCGCCGACGCCGAAAAAACGCAGAAGAAGGATAGCTTTCATGTTCAGGTGGCGGCTTACAGGGATGTAACCCAGGCGAAAAAAATGGAGAAAAGATTGAAATTGCTTGGTTTTGCCACAATGATTGTGCCAAAGGATATCCCGGATAAAGGGAAATGGTTTCGGGTTATTGCCGTTGGCTTTGAAGACAGGCAAAAAGCGGAGAGCGCCGTGGCGCGAATTACCCAGAAAATAATGGGCGTGCAATGCATTATCCGTCGCAACAAGGGCGGCGAGGCATAGAGGAATGAAAAATGTTTGAGAATCTGTCCGATAAACTTGACGTCATTTTTCGTAAACTGAAGGGCAAGGGACGTCTGGATGAAGAAAATATCCAGGCGGCACTGAAGGAAATAAGGATCGCGCTTTTAGAGGCCGACGTAAATTTCCGGGTTGTCCGTGATTTTATTGAGGAAGTAAAAAAGCGGGCAGTAGGGCAGGAGGTGCTCGAGAGCATTACCCCTGGTCAGCAGGTGGTAAAGATCGTCCATGAGCGGCTCATCGAGCTGATGGGCACAACCAGCAGCCAGCTTCGGTTCGGAGGCCGCATTCCCGCGCCGATAATGCTGGTTGGTCTCCAGGGATGCGGGAAAACAACAACGGCGGTCAAGCTGGCCAGGCTT belongs to Syntrophales bacterium and includes:
- a CDS encoding SPOR domain-containing protein, producing the protein MVAKNRRTLELKLGKLGLILFVSGMSVLLFSTFLLGMLVGKHLDAYPERYSGGLVDLVRGRFSGLAMAPQKQETPLPDGQRVEGGPATGEEDFDLTFYRTLGDKKGSKGIVENDSLSDEKTTASAAKNHSLSGEAAAGDVARKVAPVNPGPVSPLAGREADKTVLPGQKKFSEAPAAPPLPGAADAEKTQKKDSFHVQVAAYRDVTQAKKMEKRLKLLGFATMIVPKDIPDKGKWFRVIAVGFEDRQKAESAVARITQKIMGVQCIIRRNKGGEA